The following proteins are co-located in the Nomia melanderi isolate GNS246 chromosome 1, iyNomMela1, whole genome shotgun sequence genome:
- the LOC116429904 gene encoding larval cuticle protein LCP-17 produces the protein MKFFILSFVLVAAVAGEVLLQAPAAIVRQTHDSSTDGSYSFSYETENGIFHAENGSPLVVDPSHPPVVTAQGQYQYTAPDGTPIAVSYVADHNGYQPQGAHIPQISPLIQRALEYIRAHPAPVETHTL, from the exons atgaaatttttt ATCCTTTCCTTCGTTTTGGTGGCTGCTGTTGCAGGCGAGGTGTTGCTCCAAGCACCCGCAGCTATTGTGAGACAGACTCATGATTCATCGACCGATGGATCCTATTCCTTCTCTTACGAAACGGAAAATGGCATTTTTCACGCTGAAAACGGAAGTCCGCTAGTCGTAGATCCAAGCCATCCACCTGTCGTCACTGCTCAAGGACAATACCAGTATACAGCTCCCGATGGTACTCCGATTGCCGTATCCTACGTCGCAGATCACAATGGATATCAACCGCAGGGTGCACATATCCCTCAAATTTCTCCTCTCATCCAAAGAGCTCTTGAGTACATCAGAGCTCACCCGGCACCAGTAGAAACTCACACGttgtaa
- the LOC116429065 gene encoding endocuticle structural glycoprotein SgAbd-1 isoform X1 has protein sequence MMKIVMVLLGFTAMVSAQLNRYLYNPDYYGRRFAILRQSQDSSPDGSYSYSYDTENGISVAEQGVPKYVGPNQVESVRGQFSYTAPDGTPILVTYTADENGFQPNGAHLPTPPPIPVAIQRALAHNAAHPEEEEPYRRY, from the exons ATGATGAAGATTGTT ATGGTTCTGTTAGGATTCACAGCAATGGTGTCTGCGCAACTCAATAGATACTTGTACAATCCTGATTATTATGGACGACGTTTTGCTATATTGCGACAATCCCAAGACTCTTCTCCGGATGGATCGTACTCCTACAG TTACGACACAGAAAATGGTATATCTGTAGCGGAACAAGGTGTACCGAAATATGTCGGACCAAATCAGGTCGAGTCCGTACGAGGCCAGTTCAGTTACACTGCACCAGATGGTACGCCGATTTTGGTTACTTACACTGCCGACGAAAACGGTTTTCAACCGAACGGTGCCCATCTACCAACGCCACCGCCGATACCAGTCGCAATACAACGTGCTTTGGCTCACAACGCGGCTCATCCCGAAGAAGAAGAACCATACAGACGATACTAA
- the LOC116429065 gene encoding endocuticle structural glycoprotein SgAbd-1 isoform X2 produces MVLLGFTAMVSAQLNRYLYNPDYYGRRFAILRQSQDSSPDGSYSYSYDTENGISVAEQGVPKYVGPNQVESVRGQFSYTAPDGTPILVTYTADENGFQPNGAHLPTPPPIPVAIQRALAHNAAHPEEEEPYRRY; encoded by the exons ATGGTTCTGTTAGGATTCACAGCAATGGTGTCTGCGCAACTCAATAGATACTTGTACAATCCTGATTATTATGGACGACGTTTTGCTATATTGCGACAATCCCAAGACTCTTCTCCGGATGGATCGTACTCCTACAG TTACGACACAGAAAATGGTATATCTGTAGCGGAACAAGGTGTACCGAAATATGTCGGACCAAATCAGGTCGAGTCCGTACGAGGCCAGTTCAGTTACACTGCACCAGATGGTACGCCGATTTTGGTTACTTACACTGCCGACGAAAACGGTTTTCAACCGAACGGTGCCCATCTACCAACGCCACCGCCGATACCAGTCGCAATACAACGTGCTTTGGCTCACAACGCGGCTCATCCCGAAGAAGAAGAACCATACAGACGATACTAA